Within bacterium, the genomic segment GGGAAAAGGAGTTTGCAGAATTTCTGATTCCACTTCGGACGGATGGCAATCAACGCCGCTATGACCGAGATTCGATCGAGCGGTTGGAGAAAATTCGCCAATTAGTGCACGAGGAGGGATATACGCTCGACGGCGCCCGCCGAAAGTTAGATCAACTCTATGGTCATAACGGATTACCAGTCGTGAATGGCAGTTCGCCAGCGGTAACCGAAACCGACCCCGGATTAGACCGACTTGCCGAGACGATGTCCGACTACTTATTGCGGAAATTCTTCGTGAAAGCCAACGAACGGAGCAACGGACCGTGACGACACCATGATTCCGGCAGCATTTCCGCCGTTACCAAAATAGTTGATCATCACCGCATCTGCGGTATTACCGATCCGGGC encodes:
- a CDS encoding MerR family transcriptional regulator is translated as MVQFAGPPDQLYSIGQVNALTGIPKPTIRFWEKEFAEFLIPLRTDGNQRRYDRDSIERLEKIRQLVHEEGYTLDGARRKLDQLYGHNGLPVVNGSSPAVTETDPGLDRLAETMSDYLLRKFFVKANERSNGP